In the genome of Desulfuromonas sp., one region contains:
- a CDS encoding LexA family transcriptional regulator — MEPVTRRQQQVLDYVSDHLQQQGYPPTLREIAAHLNVSGTLGVLKHLQALEKKGFIEKEAGSSRGIRIVGQKGNGLALPIAGRIAAGALQPAVEEIDGYFTVDRTGGRSGDFLLQVKGDSMIEAGILNGDLVQIRPQQTASDGDIIAVLVDDEATLKRFYRGNGHIRLQPENTTMQPIIVTPGDGETRIVGKLVGLFRQF; from the coding sequence ATGGAACCGGTCACCCGCCGCCAACAGCAGGTCCTTGATTACGTCAGCGACCATTTACAACAGCAGGGCTATCCGCCGACCCTGCGGGAGATTGCCGCACACCTCAATGTGAGCGGCACGCTCGGCGTGCTCAAGCATCTGCAGGCCCTCGAGAAAAAAGGCTTCATCGAAAAAGAGGCCGGCAGTTCGCGCGGCATCCGGATCGTCGGACAGAAGGGAAATGGCCTGGCTTTGCCGATTGCCGGCCGGATTGCCGCCGGCGCCCTGCAACCGGCGGTCGAGGAGATCGACGGTTATTTCACGGTCGACCGGACCGGCGGACGCAGCGGTGATTTCCTGTTGCAGGTCAAAGGGGATTCGATGATCGAGGCCGGCATCCTCAACGGCGACCTGGTACAGATCCGACCGCAGCAGACAGCCTCCGACGGCGACATCATTGCCGTCCTGGTCGATGACGAGGCGACGCTGAAGCGCTTCTATCGCGGCAATGGCCACATCCGCCTGCAGCCGGAAAACACGACGATGCAGCCGATCATCGTGACACCGGGAGATGGCGAGACCCGCATCGTCGGCAAGTTGGTCGGGCTGTTCAGACAGTTTTAA
- a CDS encoding AI-2E family transporter: MNDKPKDIGSDIDRMERRSFLIAMAMVSVAFLYLLAPFFGAIFWACVIGLLFSPLQRWLLQRWGERRNLAALVTLAACLTIAVLPALFITTSIVQQGASLYQRLQSGEIDLGQAVERVRQGFPLVQQLLDRFNIDFATLKSALSSGAVATSRFLASNAVEFGQNTAQWFVSFGLMLYVAFFMLRDGAALVRLLGRALPLGDAREELLFAKFAEVTRATVKGNLVVAAVQGSLGGITFFFLGLPAPLLWGVVMTVLSLIPMVGAGLVWAPVALYLFAVGSWIKGLVLVGVGVGVIGLADNVLRPLLVGRDTKLPDYLVLLSTLGGFALFGINGFVVGPLLAALFIAFWQIFMREFNVTADDTGEEGAEAQTGE, from the coding sequence ATGAACGACAAACCGAAAGATATTGGCAGCGATATCGACCGTATGGAGCGCCGCTCGTTCCTGATCGCCATGGCAATGGTGAGCGTTGCCTTCCTCTACCTGTTGGCTCCGTTCTTCGGGGCGATCTTCTGGGCCTGCGTCATCGGCCTGCTGTTCAGTCCGTTGCAGCGCTGGTTGCTGCAGCGCTGGGGCGAACGGCGCAACCTGGCGGCCCTGGTCACCCTGGCCGCGTGCCTGACCATCGCGGTGCTTCCGGCGCTGTTTATCACCACCTCGATCGTCCAGCAGGGGGCCAGCCTCTATCAACGCCTGCAGTCCGGCGAGATTGACCTCGGCCAGGCGGTCGAGCGGGTGCGGCAGGGCTTTCCGCTGGTGCAGCAGCTGCTCGACCGCTTCAATATCGACTTCGCCACCCTCAAATCGGCGCTCTCCTCGGGGGCCGTCGCCACCAGCCGCTTCCTCGCCAGCAACGCCGTCGAGTTCGGCCAGAATACGGCGCAGTGGTTCGTCAGCTTCGGCCTGATGCTCTACGTCGCCTTTTTCATGCTGCGCGACGGTGCCGCCCTGGTGCGCCTGCTCGGACGCGCCCTGCCATTGGGCGATGCCCGCGAGGAACTGCTGTTCGCCAAGTTCGCCGAGGTGACCCGTGCCACCGTCAAGGGCAATCTGGTCGTCGCCGCGGTGCAGGGCTCCCTGGGCGGCATCACGTTCTTTTTCCTCGGACTTCCGGCGCCGCTTCTGTGGGGGGTGGTGATGACCGTATTGTCGTTGATCCCGATGGTCGGCGCCGGCCTGGTCTGGGCGCCGGTGGCGCTCTACCTGTTTGCCGTCGGCAGCTGGATCAAGGGGTTGGTGCTGGTCGGTGTCGGTGTCGGCGTCATCGGCCTTGCCGACAACGTCTTGCGGCCGCTGCTGGTCGGACGCGACACCAAGCTCCCTGACTACCTGGTGCTGCTCTCGACCCTCGGCGGTTTCGCCCTGTTCGGCATCAACGGCTTCGTCGTCGGTCCGCTGCTCGCCGCCCTGTTCATCGCCTTCTGGCAGATCTTCATGCGCGAGTTCAACGTGACGGCAGACGATACAGGAGAGGAGGGGGCGGAGGCGCAGACCGGGGAATAA
- the hrpB gene encoding ATP-dependent helicase HrpB produces MTNSATAPTGQFPVDASLPQLLTALKDHPVVILEAPPGAGKTTRVPPALLEFPELNDQRILMLEPRRIAAVGAADFMARQRGEKVGATVGYTIRYERKFSSATRIEVVTEGVLTRRLQSDPELAGVGIVIFDEFHERNLHSDLALALCLDAQQGLRPDLKIIIMSATLESDALATKLGGAPVIRSAGRMFPVETVFAQQDIEPRAIVAAVVAATGQMLEKTDGDVLVFMPGAYEIDRVVEHLRHMYQDIDPCPLYGGLALADQRRAIEPGDRRKVVVATNVAETSLTIEGVRAVVDSGLEKRPRFDAARGLTMLETVRISQASARQRSGRAGRLGPGYCCRLWSEGTDGALLPQAPPEIAVADLAPLALDLASWGVTDPDSLTWIDPPPTGHLKAARLLLRQLGALDGKQQLTDLGRQVAVLPTHPRLARLLVAAQRADCPALGADLAALLDEGLGRGKLGDPLKDLQQVGGNKAPAAVNRASRFWRKWSGCGPQPAAVDSRLVARLLALAWPDHIARRRAGSQDQYLLANGMAARLDASSPLRGQDFLVAVDLHGRSRSEVRIAAAVGLDPAVFEELFGADIAWQKEVEWDEVQQRVVARELRRHGAIVLQSRPAPAEPEDVKKALLGWIARKGLAVLPWNKETERLRDRLLFFARQLDDDLLDFGDEALLSGLEQWLGPYLDSVRTVAQLKQVDLAQALLARLDWAQRQQLAALAPERLQVPGGSNVRIDYSGEQPVLAVKLQELFGLAESPCIAGGKVPVRIHMLSPAGRPLQVTSDLKSFWENGYPEVRKEMKGRYPKHPWPEDPWSAEPTRRTRRRKK; encoded by the coding sequence ATGACGAATTCCGCCACGGCACCGACCGGTCAATTCCCGGTCGATGCCTCCCTGCCACAACTTTTGACCGCTCTGAAAGATCATCCGGTCGTTATCCTCGAAGCGCCGCCGGGTGCCGGTAAAACAACCCGGGTGCCGCCGGCCCTGCTTGAATTTCCCGAATTGAATGACCAGAGAATCCTGATGCTTGAACCGCGGCGCATCGCGGCGGTCGGGGCGGCTGACTTCATGGCCCGGCAACGGGGAGAAAAGGTCGGGGCGACGGTCGGCTACACCATCCGCTATGAGCGTAAATTCTCCTCCGCGACCCGGATCGAGGTGGTGACCGAGGGTGTCCTGACCCGCCGCCTGCAGTCCGATCCGGAGCTGGCCGGGGTCGGTATTGTCATCTTCGATGAATTTCATGAACGCAACCTGCACAGCGACCTCGCCCTGGCGCTCTGTCTCGATGCGCAGCAGGGGCTGCGTCCCGATCTGAAGATTATCATCATGTCGGCGACCCTGGAAAGTGACGCGCTGGCAACGAAACTCGGCGGGGCGCCGGTGATCCGGAGCGCCGGACGGATGTTTCCGGTCGAAACCGTCTTTGCGCAACAGGATATTGAACCCCGGGCGATTGTCGCTGCTGTCGTCGCCGCGACCGGGCAGATGCTTGAAAAAACGGACGGCGACGTTCTGGTCTTTATGCCGGGTGCCTATGAAATTGACCGCGTCGTTGAACACTTGCGCCACATGTATCAGGATATCGATCCCTGCCCGCTCTACGGCGGGCTGGCGCTGGCCGATCAGCGACGGGCGATCGAGCCTGGAGACAGACGCAAGGTGGTGGTCGCGACCAACGTCGCCGAGACCAGTCTGACCATCGAAGGGGTCAGGGCGGTGGTCGACAGCGGCCTCGAAAAACGGCCCCGTTTCGATGCCGCGCGGGGCCTGACCATGCTCGAAACAGTAAGGATTTCGCAGGCGAGCGCCCGGCAACGGAGCGGCCGCGCCGGCCGTCTCGGTCCCGGCTATTGCTGCCGGCTCTGGTCGGAAGGGACGGACGGGGCGCTGTTGCCGCAGGCGCCGCCGGAAATTGCCGTTGCCGACCTGGCGCCGCTCGCCCTCGACCTCGCCAGCTGGGGGGTGACTGACCCTGACAGCCTGACCTGGATCGACCCGCCACCGACCGGGCATCTGAAGGCCGCCCGATTGCTGCTGCGGCAGCTCGGCGCCCTCGATGGGAAGCAGCAGCTGACCGACCTCGGGCGCCAGGTCGCAGTGTTGCCGACGCATCCGCGCCTGGCCCGCCTGCTGGTCGCGGCGCAAAGAGCAGATTGCCCGGCGCTCGGGGCCGACCTGGCGGCGCTCCTGGATGAAGGGCTCGGGCGTGGAAAACTGGGCGACCCGTTGAAAGATCTGCAGCAAGTCGGCGGCAACAAAGCCCCGGCCGCTGTCAACCGGGCATCGCGATTCTGGCGGAAGTGGTCAGGTTGCGGTCCGCAGCCGGCAGCTGTGGACAGCCGACTGGTCGCCAGGCTGCTGGCGCTCGCCTGGCCCGATCATATCGCCCGCCGGCGCGCCGGCAGCCAGGATCAGTACCTGCTCGCCAACGGCATGGCGGCCCGGCTCGATGCTTCCTCGCCCCTGCGTGGGCAGGACTTTCTCGTCGCGGTTGATCTGCATGGCCGTTCACGCTCCGAGGTGCGTATCGCGGCGGCCGTCGGCCTTGATCCGGCCGTCTTCGAAGAGCTGTTCGGTGCCGACATCGCCTGGCAGAAAGAGGTCGAATGGGACGAGGTGCAGCAGCGGGTCGTCGCCCGCGAACTCCGGCGGCATGGTGCCATCGTTCTGCAATCCCGACCGGCCCCGGCCGAACCGGAGGATGTCAAAAAGGCTCTGCTCGGCTGGATCGCCAGAAAGGGTCTGGCGGTTCTGCCCTGGAACAAAGAGACTGAACGGTTGCGCGACCGGCTCCTTTTCTTCGCCCGGCAGCTCGATGATGATCTGCTTGACTTCGGCGACGAGGCCCTGCTCAGTGGCCTGGAACAGTGGCTCGGTCCTTATCTCGACAGCGTCCGGACCGTGGCCCAGCTGAAACAGGTCGATCTTGCCCAGGCGCTGCTGGCGCGTCTAGACTGGGCGCAGCGGCAACAGCTTGCGGCGCTGGCGCCGGAGCGGCTCCAGGTGCCGGGCGGCTCGAACGTGCGCATCGATTACTCCGGCGAGCAGCCGGTACTGGCGGTCAAGCTGCAGGAACTGTTCGGCCTGGCCGAATCACCGTGCATCGCCGGCGGCAAGGTGCCGGTCCGGATCCACATGCTGTCACCGGCCGGTCGGCCGCTGCAAGTGACCAGTGACCTGAAGAGTTTCTGGGAGAACGGCTACCCGGAGGTGAGAAAAGAGATGAAAGGGCGCTATCCGAAGCACCCCTGGCCGGAGGATCCGTGGAGCGCCGAGCCGACGCGACGGACCAGGCGGCGGAAGAAGTGA
- a CDS encoding DNA polymerase IV — protein sequence MKYRTILHCDMNAFFAAVEQQSNPALRGKPIGIIGSGARTIITTCSYEARAFGVKTGMTIYEAKQRCPQIKLVVGNNRKYTDTSTGINEIFRDYTPLVEVFSVDESFLDLSGSLKIFGSVERIAMQIKARILHRYGITCSVGIAPNKLLAKLASEMQKPDGLTVIPPDQVAAILERMPVGELCGIGKRTQKHLFTLGIATCGELGRFPRHVLKKRFGINGEKMHDMGRGIDNSPVIPSSEKDEVKSVGHSMTLPHDIDSRDEVCRYLLRLSEMVGRRARRYGVTGRTITLTVRDNDFETQSIRATGEGYTNRSDEIYHAVLNILEKFPLDKPIRLLGVRLSSLRHHVRQYTLFPDEHRKEMIAEAMDAVNDRYGNFTIAHGSVLKSERGARVISPAWRPEGIRHVNVE from the coding sequence ATGAAGTACCGGACGATCCTCCATTGTGACATGAACGCCTTTTTCGCCGCCGTCGAACAGCAGTCGAACCCGGCATTGCGCGGCAAGCCGATCGGCATTATCGGTTCCGGCGCCCGCACCATCATCACGACCTGCTCCTACGAGGCCCGCGCCTTCGGTGTCAAAACCGGGATGACCATCTACGAGGCGAAGCAGCGCTGCCCGCAGATTAAGCTGGTGGTCGGCAACAACCGCAAATACACCGACACCTCGACCGGCATCAACGAGATATTTCGCGACTACACACCGCTGGTCGAGGTCTTCTCGGTCGACGAGTCGTTCCTCGACCTGAGTGGCAGCCTCAAGATCTTCGGCTCGGTCGAACGGATTGCCATGCAGATCAAGGCCCGCATTCTGCACCGCTATGGCATCACCTGTTCGGTCGGCATCGCCCCGAACAAACTACTGGCCAAACTCGCCTCGGAGATGCAGAAACCGGACGGGCTGACCGTTATTCCGCCCGATCAGGTCGCTGCAATTCTGGAGAGGATGCCGGTCGGCGAACTCTGCGGCATCGGCAAACGAACGCAGAAGCACCTCTTCACCCTCGGCATCGCGACCTGCGGCGAACTCGGCCGCTTTCCGCGCCACGTGCTGAAGAAACGGTTCGGTATCAACGGTGAAAAGATGCACGACATGGGCCGCGGCATCGACAATTCACCGGTCATCCCCTCGTCGGAGAAGGACGAGGTCAAGTCGGTCGGCCACAGCATGACCCTGCCGCACGATATCGACAGCCGCGACGAGGTCTGCCGCTACCTGTTGCGCCTGTCGGAGATGGTCGGCCGCCGCGCCCGCCGCTATGGGGTCACCGGCCGGACCATCACCCTGACGGTGCGCGACAACGACTTCGAAACCCAGAGCATCCGCGCAACCGGCGAAGGGTATACCAACCGGAGCGACGAAATCTATCACGCCGTGCTGAACATCCTCGAGAAATTCCCGCTCGACAAGCCGATCCGCCTGCTCGGCGTCCGCCTGAGCAGCCTGCGTCATCACGTACGCCAGTACACCCTCTTCCCGGACGAGCACCGCAAGGAGATGATCGCCGAGGCGATGGACGCGGTCAACGACCGCTACGGCAATTTCACCATAGCGCATGGCAGCGTGCTGAAAAGCGAGCGCGGCGCGCGGGTCATCTCACCGGCCTGGCGCCCGGAGGGGATTCGGCATGTCAACGTGGAGTAA
- a CDS encoding alcohol dehydrogenase, translating to MIKAYAASEAGGELQPFEYDPGDIGPHEVEIDVEYCGICHSDLSMLDNEWGMSQYPLIPGHEVVGTVAATGSAVTALQPGQKAGLGWHAGYCMTCSTCMSGDHNMCSDAQGTIIGHHGGFADKIRAQAASVVPLPDGIDLESAGPLFCGGVTVFNPLLQFDVQATDKVGVIGIGGLGHMAILFASAWGCEVTAFTSSQAKQKEAKEMGADHVVDSRDKDAVAAIAGQLDLIISTVNVKLDWNTYLSTLKPRGRLHFVGATLDPLDVGVFSLIPAQRSISGSPVGSPVTIAKMLEFAARNQIRPVVETYRFDQVNEAIERLRSGKARYRVVLTK from the coding sequence ATGATCAAGGCATATGCAGCTTCGGAAGCAGGCGGAGAATTGCAACCGTTTGAATACGATCCCGGTGACATCGGCCCGCACGAGGTCGAGATCGATGTCGAATACTGTGGTATCTGCCACAGCGATTTAAGCATGCTCGACAACGAGTGGGGGATGAGCCAATATCCCCTGATTCCCGGCCATGAGGTCGTCGGCACGGTGGCGGCGACCGGCAGTGCCGTCACCGCCTTGCAGCCCGGCCAGAAGGCCGGTCTCGGCTGGCATGCCGGCTATTGCATGACCTGTTCGACCTGCATGAGCGGCGATCACAACATGTGTTCCGATGCGCAGGGGACGATTATCGGCCATCACGGCGGCTTCGCCGACAAGATCCGCGCCCAGGCGGCGAGCGTCGTGCCGCTGCCGGACGGGATCGATCTCGAAAGCGCCGGTCCGCTGTTCTGCGGTGGCGTCACCGTGTTCAATCCGCTGCTGCAGTTTGACGTACAGGCGACCGACAAGGTCGGCGTTATCGGTATCGGCGGCCTCGGCCACATGGCGATCCTTTTCGCCAGCGCCTGGGGTTGCGAAGTGACCGCTTTTACCTCGAGTCAGGCGAAACAGAAAGAGGCGAAGGAAATGGGCGCCGACCATGTTGTCGATTCCCGCGATAAGGATGCGGTCGCCGCCATCGCCGGGCAGCTCGATCTGATTATCTCGACGGTCAACGTCAAGCTCGACTGGAATACCTATCTTTCGACCTTGAAGCCGCGCGGCCGGCTGCATTTCGTCGGCGCCACTCTCGACCCGCTCGACGTCGGCGTGTTCTCCCTGATTCCGGCGCAGCGTTCGATCTCCGGCTCACCGGTCGGCAGCCCGGTCACCATCGCCAAAATGCTTGAATTCGCCGCCCGGAACCAGATCAGGCCGGTGGTTGAAACCTACCGGTTCGACCAGGTCAACGAGGCGATCGAACGGCTGCGCAGCGGCAAGGCGCGCTACCGGGTCGTGCTGACGAAATAG
- a CDS encoding IS200/IS605 family transposase, whose protein sequence is MSRFRKLTHAIWHCQYHIVWVPKYRFRILEGELAQEVRACIRIFSEQSHCEIVELNIQKDHVHLIIMVPPKVSVSELMGRLKERSAIRILKNHPNLRKRRYWGNHFWAPGYCVDTVGLDAEMIRRYVRYQEQHEKKVEQQQLKF, encoded by the coding sequence ATGAGCCGTTTTCGGAAGTTAACACATGCCATATGGCACTGCCAGTATCATATAGTTTGGGTGCCAAAGTATCGTTTTCGCATATTGGAAGGGGAATTGGCCCAGGAAGTTCGAGCGTGTATTCGGATATTCAGTGAGCAAAGCCACTGCGAGATTGTTGAGCTGAATATTCAGAAGGACCATGTTCACCTGATCATCATGGTTCCGCCGAAAGTCTCCGTTTCGGAATTGATGGGGCGCCTAAAAGAACGTTCAGCGATACGCATATTGAAGAATCATCCCAATTTGCGAAAGAGACGCTACTGGGGCAATCATTTTTGGGCGCCTGGTTATTGTGTGGATACGGTTGGTTTGGATGCAGAGATGATCAGACGCTACGTGCGGTATCAAGAGCAGCATGAGAAGAAAGTGGAACAACAGCAACTCAAATTCTAA
- a CDS encoding DUF2779 domain-containing protein, protein MSRAGLSKSLILKGIQCPKALYLQKNSPDFDIPEDPAREAKFREGTKVGILAQSLFPGGTEVPYEGLSVAEQVAQTQALIEAGVDVIYEASFVYDGIFVKVDILVRDGDAWQIHEVKMSTSVKEVNLNDVAIQFYVLGQSGLLISGAYLVYINNQYVRLGEIDVKQLFAGEDVLEETVMRQAGLPELIDELRTALLGDEPQIDIGPHCSDPYECDFIPYCWQHIPENSIFDLKGRGIKKFDYYERGVIRFEDIPLAELNKAQRQQVAATLNQEDSVDPDAVAAFLDTLWYPLYHLDFETFNSAVPLYDGTRPYQQVPFQYSIHVQTEAGAEPQHFEYLAEPNVDPRRELVEQLLAVIPADACILTYNQTFEKGVLRELALLYPDLAVEIEARLENVRDLMVPFRRRDVYRWQMRGSYSIKEVLPAMVPELSYAGMEIADGMAAMQAYHDMCALEPGAELGRLRAAMLAYCEMDTLAMVRILDEVLRVKITNSIRH, encoded by the coding sequence ATGAGTCGAGCAGGCCTCAGTAAATCACTCATCCTCAAGGGTATCCAGTGCCCAAAGGCGCTGTACCTCCAGAAGAATTCGCCCGATTTCGACATCCCGGAGGATCCGGCGCGGGAGGCGAAGTTTCGTGAGGGAACGAAGGTTGGCATTCTGGCGCAATCGCTGTTTCCCGGCGGCACCGAGGTGCCGTATGAGGGGTTGTCGGTGGCCGAGCAGGTGGCACAGACACAGGCGCTGATCGAGGCCGGCGTCGATGTCATCTACGAGGCCTCGTTCGTCTACGACGGCATCTTCGTCAAGGTCGATATCCTGGTGCGCGACGGCGACGCCTGGCAGATTCATGAAGTGAAAATGTCGACCTCGGTTAAGGAGGTCAACCTCAATGATGTGGCGATCCAGTTTTACGTGCTCGGCCAGTCGGGGCTGCTGATCTCCGGAGCGTACCTGGTGTATATCAACAACCAGTACGTGCGCCTGGGGGAGATCGACGTCAAGCAACTGTTTGCCGGTGAGGATGTGCTGGAAGAGACGGTCATGCGTCAGGCCGGCCTGCCGGAGCTGATCGACGAGCTGCGTACCGCCTTGCTCGGTGATGAGCCGCAGATCGATATCGGCCCGCACTGCAGCGATCCCTATGAATGTGACTTTATCCCGTATTGCTGGCAGCATATCCCCGAGAACTCGATCTTCGATCTCAAGGGGCGTGGCATCAAGAAGTTTGATTACTATGAGCGGGGTGTTATCCGCTTCGAGGATATCCCGCTTGCCGAACTCAACAAGGCGCAGCGCCAGCAGGTCGCGGCGACCTTGAATCAGGAAGATTCGGTCGACCCGGATGCGGTGGCGGCCTTTCTCGACACCCTCTGGTATCCGCTTTACCACCTCGATTTCGAAACCTTCAATTCGGCGGTGCCGCTGTACGACGGCACCCGGCCGTACCAGCAGGTGCCATTCCAGTATTCGATCCACGTGCAAACCGAAGCCGGCGCCGAGCCTCAACACTTCGAGTACCTGGCCGAGCCGAACGTCGATCCACGCCGCGAGCTGGTCGAGCAGCTGCTCGCCGTGATTCCGGCCGATGCTTGCATCCTCACCTACAACCAGACCTTCGAGAAGGGGGTGCTGCGCGAGCTGGCGCTGCTCTATCCCGACCTGGCAGTGGAGATCGAGGCGCGGCTGGAGAACGTGCGCGACCTGATGGTGCCGTTCCGTCGGCGGGATGTTTACCGCTGGCAGATGCGCGGTTCCTATTCGATCAAGGAGGTGCTGCCGGCGATGGTGCCTGAGCTCTCCTATGCCGGGATGGAGATTGCCGATGGCATGGCGGCGATGCAGGCGTATCATGATATGTGTGCGTTGGAGCCGGGGGCGGAGCTGGGTCGGTTGCGGGCGGCGATGTTGGCGTATTGCGAGATGGACACGCTGGCGATGGTGAGAATATTGGATGAAGTTTTGAGAGTGAAAATCACGAATTCTATTCGTCATTAG
- a CDS encoding metal-dependent hydrolase has product MMNKLTWYGHATLGLETGGHQLVIDPFFSGNPAASTTADKVSPDFILVSHGHDDHVGDTIDIAKWTGALVISNHEIATWLGQQGLENVHGQHLGGGFQHPFGYLKLTLALHGSMLPDGSYGGNPCGFLLSTNDGKKFYTAQDTGLFGDMQLIGDEGLDVAAIPIGDNYTMGPDDALKAVKMLRPKVVIPIHYNTFDLLNQDAQGWKDRVEAETDTRVEVLNPGESFEF; this is encoded by the coding sequence ATGATGAACAAACTGACCTGGTACGGACACGCGACCCTCGGCCTTGAGACCGGCGGTCACCAGCTGGTGATCGACCCCTTCTTCAGCGGCAACCCGGCCGCCTCGACCACGGCAGACAAGGTCTCTCCCGACTTCATCCTGGTCAGCCACGGTCACGACGACCACGTCGGCGACACCATCGACATTGCCAAATGGACCGGCGCGCTGGTTATCAGCAACCACGAGATCGCCACCTGGCTCGGCCAGCAGGGGCTGGAGAACGTCCACGGCCAGCACCTCGGAGGTGGCTTCCAGCATCCCTTCGGCTATCTCAAGCTGACCCTCGCTCTGCACGGCTCAATGCTGCCGGATGGTTCTTACGGCGGCAATCCCTGCGGCTTCCTGTTGAGCACCAACGACGGCAAGAAGTTCTATACGGCGCAGGACACCGGGCTGTTCGGTGATATGCAGCTGATCGGCGATGAAGGGCTCGATGTGGCGGCTATTCCGATCGGCGACAACTACACCATGGGACCCGATGATGCGCTGAAGGCGGTGAAGATGCTGCGGCCGAAGGTCGTCATCCCGATCCATTACAATACCTTCGACCTGCTCAACCAGGACGCCCAGGGCTGGAAAGACCGGGTCGAGGCGGAGACAGATACCAGGGTGGAGGTCCTGAACCCGGGCGAAAGTTTCGAATTCTAG
- a CDS encoding ABC transporter permease, giving the protein MLLKYPPLATDANPPPKHFFDVFRYSRRALELVWSTSRRLALVFAVLTLVAGVLPAAVAWIGQMIVDGVVAAIGQQQQTGSADTTYVLLFVAAEAGVVALIAGAQRGIATCQALLRALMGQRINLMILEKALTLKLAHFEDSEFYDKLTRARREASTRPLSLVTRTFGLVQNGISLLSYGVLLVQFSPWTVLILIGGGIPEFLAEAKFSGDKFRLFRWRSPETRMQMYLETVLAREDYAKEVKLFRLGPKLLERYRAIFARLFAEDRRLTLRRDSWGFVLGLLGTVAFYGAYGWIALAAIGGSISLGQMTMYLLLFKQGQSAVSASLSAISGMYEDNLYLSNLYEYLEQPVPASPGSLQKGPEPGDGVRFERVSFTYPDNDEPALREISLHLKPGTSLALVGENGSGKTTLIKLLTRLYQPDSGLILLDGLDLQQWDAAALRARIGVIFQDFGRYQFLVGENIGAGDINHFEDRERWQEAAEKGMAKEFIDKLPQQYDTQLGKWFKGGRELSGGQWQKIALARAFMRSGADLLVLDEPTATMDAAAEATVFEHVRDLSRGKMAVLISHRFSTVRMADEIIVISKGRIVEQGSHAELMQLGGQYAYLFSLQAEGYR; this is encoded by the coding sequence ATGCTGTTGAAATACCCGCCGCTGGCGACTGACGCTAACCCGCCCCCGAAACATTTTTTCGATGTTTTCCGCTACAGCCGGCGCGCCCTCGAGCTGGTCTGGTCGACCAGCCGCCGCCTGGCGCTGGTCTTCGCCGTGCTCACCCTGGTCGCCGGAGTGCTGCCGGCGGCCGTCGCCTGGATCGGTCAGATGATCGTCGACGGCGTCGTTGCCGCTATCGGGCAGCAGCAACAGACCGGCAGCGCCGACACCACCTACGTGCTGTTGTTCGTCGCGGCCGAGGCCGGGGTGGTGGCGCTGATCGCCGGGGCCCAGCGCGGTATCGCCACCTGCCAGGCCCTGCTGCGGGCGCTGATGGGCCAGCGCATCAACCTGATGATCCTCGAGAAGGCGCTGACCCTGAAGCTGGCCCACTTCGAGGACTCGGAGTTCTACGACAAGCTGACCCGGGCCCGGCGCGAGGCGTCGACCCGACCCTTGAGCCTGGTCACCCGGACCTTCGGCCTGGTACAGAATGGCATCTCGCTGCTCAGCTACGGTGTGCTGCTGGTGCAGTTCTCCCCCTGGACCGTGCTGATCCTGATCGGCGGCGGTATCCCGGAGTTCCTCGCCGAAGCGAAATTCTCCGGCGACAAGTTCCGCCTGTTCCGCTGGCGCTCGCCGGAAACGCGGATGCAGATGTACCTCGAGACGGTGCTGGCGCGCGAGGATTACGCCAAGGAGGTCAAGCTGTTCCGTCTCGGGCCGAAGCTGCTCGAGCGCTACCGGGCCATCTTCGCCCGGCTGTTCGCCGAAGATCGACGGCTGACCCTGCGTCGCGACAGCTGGGGCTTCGTCCTCGGGCTGCTCGGCACCGTCGCCTTCTACGGCGCCTACGGCTGGATCGCCCTGGCGGCGATCGGCGGCAGCATCAGCCTCGGGCAGATGACCATGTACCTGCTGCTGTTCAAACAGGGGCAATCGGCGGTCTCGGCCAGCCTGTCGGCGATCAGCGGCATGTACGAAGACAACCTTTACCTCTCCAACCTCTACGAGTACCTCGAGCAGCCGGTGCCGGCAAGTCCGGGGTCGCTGCAAAAGGGCCCGGAGCCGGGCGACGGCGTGCGCTTCGAGCGCGTCAGCTTCACTTATCCCGACAACGACGAACCGGCCCTGCGCGAGATCAGCCTGCATCTTAAGCCGGGGACCAGCCTGGCGCTGGTCGGCGAGAACGGCTCCGGCAAAACCACCCTGATCAAGCTGCTGACCCGGCTCTATCAACCCGATTCCGGGCTCATCCTGCTCGACGGCCTCGATCTTCAGCAGTGGGACGCCGCTGCCCTGCGGGCGCGGATCGGCGTCATCTTCCAGGATTTCGGCCGCTACCAGTTCCTGGTTGGTGAAAATATCGGCGCCGGCGACATCAACCATTTCGAAGACCGGGAGCGCTGGCAGGAGGCGGCGGAGAAGGGGATGGCGAAGGAGTTCATCGACAAGCTGCCGCAGCAGTACGACACCCAGCTCGGCAAGTGGTTCAAAGGGGGGCGCGAGCTCTCCGGCGGGCAGTGGCAGAAGATCGCCCTGGCCCGCGCCTTTATGCGCTCCGGAGCTGACCTGCTGGTCCTCGACGAGCCGACCGCGACCATGGACGCCGCCGCCGAGGCGACCGTGTTCGAGCATGTGCGTGATCTGAGCCGCGGCAAGATGGCGGTGCTGATCTCGCACCGCTTCTCTACCGTCCGCATGGCCGATGAGATCATCGTTATCAGCAAGGGCCGGATCGTCGAGCAGGGGAGCCACGCCGAATTGATGCAGCTCGGTGGCCAGTACGCCTACCTGTTTTCCTTGCAGGCCGAGGGTTATCGGTAA